The following proteins are encoded in a genomic region of Drosophila bipectinata strain 14024-0381.07 chromosome XL, DbipHiC1v2, whole genome shotgun sequence:
- the Rpn13R gene encoding proteasomal ubiquitin receptor ADRM1 homolog, with protein MNEKSSTLASSENLIEYRAGRMVLQGKTVQPDERKGLLFLRRWADNEIHFHWMDRHSGEIELDVIANAGTLEFRRVEECKTGRVYVLKHVGLVRRYFFWMQEPFPEHDAIFCKKVNSLISSANRRRVESAAAEGDVDTESEPRTDAEELASAGSRGGGGCDIPDDDVLLAENPFANAPESELIWPEYFGRESPVDLTPVDVTPFLEVQHQYGEETHQYGEGDVPMPQLDLAQALRLEWDSAINVLLTSASYRQRLMAHLPVDPEDDPTDPEWPNEQCRIIDENLHSPHFYEAMETFLFGFQAGVMGSVVEMINPNNSELLEAARAGDLETFMRLLHRDEMSE; from the coding sequence ATGAACGAAAAATCAAGCACGCTGGCTTCGTCGGAGAACCTGATCGAATACCGGGCCGGGCGAATGGTGCTCCAGGGCAAGACGGTGCAACCGGACGAGCGCAAGGGCCTGCTATTCTTACGCCGCTGGGCCGATAACGAGATACACTTCCACTGGATGGACCGTCACTCGGGCGAGATCGAACTGGACGTGATTGCCAATGCCGGGACGCTGGAGTTTCGCCGCGTGGAGGAGTGCAAGACCGGGCGGGTCTATGTGCTCAAGCATGTGGGCTTGGTGCGACGCTACTTCTTCTGGATGCAGGAGCCGTTTCCGGAGCACGACGCCATCTTTTGCAAGAAGGTGAACTCGTTGATTTCCAGCGCCAATCGTCGCCGGGTCGAGTCGGCTGCCGCCGAGGGGGACGTGGACACCGAATCGGAGCCCCGCACCGATGCCGAGGAGCTGGCAAGTGCCGGCAGTCGCGGTGGCGGCGGCTGCGATATTCCCGACGACGATGTGCTCTTGGCGGAGAACCCGTTCGCCAATGCCCCGGAGTCGGAGCTGATTTGGCCGGAATACTTTGGCCGTGAGTCGCCTGTGGACTTGACGCCAGTCGATGTGACGCCCTTCCTGGAGGTCCAGCACCAGTACGGGGAGGAGACGCACCAGTATGGGGAGGGGGATGTGCCGATGCCGCAGTTGGACTTGGCCCAGGCCCTGCGCTTGGAGTGGGATTCGGCCATCAATGTGCTGCTGACCTCGGCTTCCTACCGCCAGAGACTGATGGCCCATCTGCCGGTCGACCCGGAAGACGATCCCACCGATCCGGAGTGGCCCAACGAGCAGTGCCGCATCATAGACGAGAACTTGCACTCGCCGCACTTCTACGAGGCGATGGAAACCTTTCTCTTCGGCTTCCAGGCAGGAGTCATGGGCTCGGTCGTGGAGATGATCAATCCCAACAATAGTGAGCTGCTGGAGGCCGCCCGGGCCGGTGATCTCGAAACCTTCATGCGTCTCCTGCATCGCGATGAGATGTCCGAATGA